The sequence CGGACAAAATAGTTATTTGTAGCGGATACATTGCCAGCACCGAGAATGATGAAACGACTACTTTGGGCAGAGGAGGATCTGATTACACAGCATCTATCATTGCATATAGTTTGCGTGCAAAAAGTATAGAGATTTGGACAGATGTAGATGGAGTTATGACCGCAGACCCACGTAAAGTAAAAGATGCTTATACGCTCCCACGCCTTACTTACATAGAAGCGATGGAAATGTCTCATTTTGGAGCAAAGGTTATTTACCCTCCTACTATCCAACCCGCATTCTCTAAAAATATTCCTATTTGGATAAAGAATACTTTTAATCCAGATGCCAAAGGCACTCTCATAGATAAAAAAGGAGATTCTCGAAAACTACCCGTGAAAGGGATTCCTTGCATAGAAGATATTACTATCTTGAATGTAGTGGGTTCCGGAATGATAGGCGTTCCAGGTATTGCTTCTCGGCTTTTCAGATCCTTGGCAGATAGAAATATCAATGTGATATTGATTACCCAAAGTTCTTCCGAACATTCTATTACTTTTGCTGTGACCCCCAAAGATGCAAAACTATCTCAGGAAATTATTCACAAAGAATTTGCACAAGAAATAAGCCATAAAACAATAGAAGACGTTTATAGAGAAGAGAACCTTTCTATACTTGCAATTATAGGAGAGAATATGAAAAACACACCAGGTGTGACAGGGCGTCTCTTTCAAACACTCGGAAGGAATGGTATCAACGTAATTGCCATTGCACAAGGATCATCTGAATATAATATCTCTTTGGTTATAAATAAACACCATCTCACAAAAGCAATAAATTCCCTTCACGAAGCATTTTTTCTTTCCCATATTAAAACTATCAATATATTTTTGGTAGGAATTGGGCTTATTGGAACAAGTTTATTACAACAAATACAAGAACAATACGAGCATCTTATCGTCAGAAATAAATTAAAAATCAGAGTCATTGGCATTACCAACTCTAAAAAAATGATTTTTGACATAGACGGTATAGAATTAAAAAATTGGAAAGATACTATAGAAAATAACTCAGAAGAATATGGTATGGACACATATATAACAAGAATGAAAGAGTATAATCTTACCAATCCCGTCTTTGTGGACTGCACTTCCAGCTTAGAATTGGTGCATCATTACGAGGATATTCTCTCTTCTAATATCTCTATTATTACTCCTAATAAACTTGCTAACTCTTCTGACTATACTCTGTATGAAAATCTTCATAAAATATCTCTCAAAAAAGGGGTAAAGTTTTTATATGAAACCAATGTGGGAGCGGGTCTTCCTATTATACGAACTCTTCAAGACCTTATTTATAGTGGAGATGAAATTATAAAAATAGAGGGTATTTTATCAGGAACACTTTCTTATATTTTTAATAATTTTAAAAAAGGAACAGCTTTTAGTGATATCGTCCGAGAAGCCCAAGAAAAAGGACTGACAGAACCCGACCCCAGAGAAGATCTCAAAGGTATGGATGTGGTAAGAAAAATTCTCATCCTCTCAAGAGAAGTAGGGTATAAATTAGAAATACAAGACGTAATTTTAAAACCCATTCTCCCCGAGGAATGCTTTAATACTCCAAATATAGAAGCATTCTATCAAGAATTAAAAAAACATGACAGAATAATGGAAAATAAACTGCTACTAGCAAGAGATAAAAGAAAAAAACTCCGATTCATTGCCAAATTAGAGAAAAAGAAAATCACTGTTTCCCTCCAAAATGTCAATATCAAACACCCTTTTTACAATCTCTTCGGAAGTGATAATATTGTTTCTTTTACCACAAAAAGATATTCCCAACGCCCATTAGTTGTGAAGGGACCAGGAGCAGGAGCTGAAGTTACCTCTGCGGGTGTCTTTGCTGAAATCATTAGTTTGAGTAGTTCTTTCATACAAGATAATTATACTTACGAAGACGAAAAGTAACATTGAGAATATGAAAAATAAAATTACGGCTTTTGCTCCTGCTTCCGTAGCAAATCTGAACTGTGGTTTTGATATTTTGGGATTAGCAATACAAGAACCCGGAGACGAAGTTACCGTATCTATCAATAACCAAAAAAAAGTTCGTATTACCTCTATAAAAGGAGATAATAATCGACTTCCTTATAACCCCGCAGAAAACACAGCAGGAGTAAGTATCTTATCTCTTTTAGAAGAACTCAAAGAAAAAAAAATATTTGATGGAGGAATAGATATAGAAATAGTAAAAAAAATGCCCTTTGGAAGTGGTTTAGGATCCAGCTCCGCAAGTGCGGTTGCAGGAGCAGTAGCGGTAAATACCCTTTTAAATAATCCTCTCTCCAAAGAAGATTTATTGAAACACGCAATGGCAGGAGAAAAAGCAGCAAGCGGACAAGAACATGCAGACAACGTTGCCCCTTCTTTACTCGGAGGTATTATACTCATCAGACAATACAATCCTCTGAAAACCCTCTCCCTTCCAATCCCTCCCCATCTCACCATCGCAATTATTTACCCTCATATAGAAATAAAAACAGAATACGCGAGAAAAATGCTACCTTCTGCAATACCAATGAACAAAATGATAGCCCATACCGCACATTCCGCTACTTTTGTAGCCGCTCTCTATAATAATGACCTCACAATGCTCTCCGAATCTATGAAAGATATTATTGTAGAACCCGTTCGTTCTAAACTTATCCCTTGTTTTGATACCATAAAAAATATTGCTTATAATTTTTCTGATGTTATTTCTTTTGGTATCTCAGGGTCAGGACCATCTCTCTTTTTTTTATTCAAAAATAAAACCCAAATAGAGACCATTACTGAAAAAGTCCAATCTCTTTTCACTCAAAATAATATCCAATCTACTCTTTACATCTCTCATATAAATAAAGAAGGAGCAAAGATACTTTGAGACTTAAAGTATGTTCTAAAAAATATTTGTTTAGAACATACCAAAAAAGAAAGCATCCAAAAAATTACTTTTGATACATTTATAATTTTGTAACTGTTTGATTATCAAAAGAGTTAAAATTAAATAGTTGCAGAAAAAAAAGAATTTTCAGACACTCTCTTTTTCTGAGATTGATCTATTATTTATATAGTAAGGATAAAGAGAGAAATAATATCATTTTCTTTATAAAAAATAACCCCTGAATTTTGCTCAGGGGTTACGAGGTGTAGTGAAAAGTAAATTAGTAATTTTTAACTACAAGCATCACTGAGTTTTTTACCAACTTTGAACCTCACTACATTTTTCGCTTCTATATTAAGAGGTTTTCCCGTTTGGGGATTTCTCCCTACTCTTGCTTCTCTCTTAGATACACTAAACGTCCCAAAACCTACGAGAAGCACCCTATCATTTTTTGCTAATGCTTCGGCTATTCCATCTACAAAAGCATCTATTACCTGTGCTGCTTGGTTTTTTGTCACCCCCGCCTTTGGAGCGATGTA is a genomic window of Chitinophagaceae bacterium containing:
- the thrA gene encoding bifunctional aspartate kinase/homoserine dehydrogenase I; this translates as MIVIKFGGTSVGSLENFRKSGAIIESYVKKKKKFCVVVSAMHQVTNKLITVANKASIQDASYLEDVKSLKEGHLKIIQNLTKGKWLEEGITTIEKHFQELESLLNGVFLVKELSPRSSDLIQSFGERLSSNIMTLYMRYKKISCIYLDTRSVIKTDGTFGNAKVNFRKTELLTKKIFSQYSDKIVICSGYIASTENDETTTLGRGGSDYTASIIAYSLRAKSIEIWTDVDGVMTADPRKVKDAYTLPRLTYIEAMEMSHFGAKVIYPPTIQPAFSKNIPIWIKNTFNPDAKGTLIDKKGDSRKLPVKGIPCIEDITILNVVGSGMIGVPGIASRLFRSLADRNINVILITQSSSEHSITFAVTPKDAKLSQEIIHKEFAQEISHKTIEDVYREENLSILAIIGENMKNTPGVTGRLFQTLGRNGINVIAIAQGSSEYNISLVINKHHLTKAINSLHEAFFLSHIKTINIFLVGIGLIGTSLLQQIQEQYEHLIVRNKLKIRVIGITNSKKMIFDIDGIELKNWKDTIENNSEEYGMDTYITRMKEYNLTNPVFVDCTSSLELVHHYEDILSSNISIITPNKLANSSDYTLYENLHKISLKKGVKFLYETNVGAGLPIIRTLQDLIYSGDEIIKIEGILSGTLSYIFNNFKKGTAFSDIVREAQEKGLTEPDPREDLKGMDVVRKILILSREVGYKLEIQDVILKPILPEECFNTPNIEAFYQELKKHDRIMENKLLLARDKRKKLRFIAKLEKKKITVSLQNVNIKHPFYNLFGSDNIVSFTTKRYSQRPLVVKGPGAGAEVTSAGVFAEIISLSSSFIQDNYTYEDEK
- a CDS encoding homoserine kinase, whose amino-acid sequence is MKNKITAFAPASVANLNCGFDILGLAIQEPGDEVTVSINNQKKVRITSIKGDNNRLPYNPAENTAGVSILSLLEELKEKKIFDGGIDIEIVKKMPFGSGLGSSSASAVAGAVAVNTLLNNPLSKEDLLKHAMAGEKAASGQEHADNVAPSLLGGIILIRQYNPLKTLSLPIPPHLTIAIIYPHIEIKTEYARKMLPSAIPMNKMIAHTAHSATFVAALYNNDLTMLSESMKDIIVEPVRSKLIPCFDTIKNIAYNFSDVISFGISGSGPSLFFLFKNKTQIETITEKVQSLFTQNNIQSTLYISHINKEGAKIL
- a CDS encoding HU family DNA-binding protein — protein: MNKSDLVDYIAPKAGVTKNQAAQVIDAFVDGIAEALAKNDRVLLVGFGTFSVSKREARVGRNPQTGKPLNIEAKNVVRFKVGKKLSDACS